CACCAGGGTGGCGCCGGCGGTGTGCTCCTTGAGCGCCCGCCGCAGCCGGGCATCGGTGGCGGTGTCCAGCGAGGAAAAGGAGTCGTCAAAGATGTAAAGCTCGGGCCGTTTCACCAGCGCCCGGGCGATCGCGATCCGCTGCCGTTGCCCGCCGGAGACGTTGGTGCCGCCTTGGGAGATGGCCGCATCCAGCCCGCCGTCCATCTCGCGGACAAAGTCCTCCGCCTGCGCAATGGACAGCGCTTGCCACATTTCATCCTCCGTGGCGTCGGGTTTGCCGTAAAGCAGGTTGCTGCGGACGGTCCCGGAAAACAGGTAGGGCTTCTGCGGGACCAGGCCGATGTGCCCCCAGAGCAGGTCCGGGTGCAGCTGGCGCAAGTCCACGCCGTCGATCCGGACCGAACCGGAGGTGGCGTCGAAGAGCCGCGGCATCAGGTTCACCAGGGTGGTCTTGCCGGAACCGGTGGCACCGATGATCGCCGTCGTCTGCCCCGCGCGGGCGGTGAAGCTGATCCCGGACAGGACCGGCCGTTCGGCACCCGGGTAGGCGAAACCGACGTCGCGCATCTGAAGCTCACCGCGGCCGGTGCGCCCGGAAAAGTCGACCGGATGCTCCGGCGGGCGGACGCTGGACTCGGTCCCGAGCACCTTCCCGATCCGGTCGGCCGAGACCGCGGCGCGCGGGATCATGATCGCCATAAACGTCGCCATCATAACGGACATCAGGATCTGCATCAGGTAGCTCAGGAACGCGATCATGGTGCCCACCTGCATGGAGCCGTCCTGGATCCGGAACGCGCCGAACCAGATCACGGCCACTGAGGAGACATTCAGCACCAGCATCACGGTGGGGAACGCGAGCGCCATCAGGCGGCCGGCGCGCAGTCCGGTGTCTGTGACGTCCGCGTTGGCCCGGCCGAAGCGGGCGCTCTCCACGTCCTCGCGGACGAAGGCCCGCACCACCCGGATGCCGGTGAGCTGTTCGCGGAGCACCCGGTTTACGGTGTCGATCCGGGTCTGCATCAGCCGGAAAAGCGGCACCATCCGGATGATGATGAGCCCCACGGCGACCAGCAGCACCGGCACGCTGACCGCGATCAGCCAGGACAGCTGCAGGTCCTGCCGCATCGCCATGATCACCCCGCCGATGCTGAGCATGGGCGCGGTGACCATCAGGGTGGCGGACATCAGCACCAGCTGCTGGACCTGCTGGACATCGTTGGTGGAGCGGGTGATCAGGCTCGGCGCGCCGAAGTGGGTGACCTCCTGTTCGGAGAAGGCCGCTACCTTACTGAAGATCGCCCCGCGCACGTCCCGGCCCAGCGCCATCGCCGCCTTCGCCCCGAAGTACACGGCGGCGATGGCGCACACGATCTGCAGCAGGGTCACCAGCAGCATCACGGCGCCGGTGCGCAGGATGTAGTCGGTGTCCCCCTTCGCCACACCCTGGTCGATGATGTCCGCGTTCAGCGTGGGCAGGTACAGCGACGCGATGGATTGCGCCAACTGGAAGACGACGACGGCGAGCAGCAGCCGCCGTTGCGGCTGTAAGTATTCAACGAGCAGTTTCCAGAGCATCCGAACTCCAAGCCACGTGTCACACAAAGTGATTCGAGGCTCAGTTTACGTCCGGATGCTTGGAACGGACGGGGTTCCTCTGAGGGCTGATCCGGGTTGGATCTCAGTCGACCGCGGCGCGGACGTCGCCCTCTTTGTGCCCGCCCTCCTTCTTGCCGAACGGCAGCACTTTGAGCAGCGGATGCAGGACAGCCATGACGACGAGGCCCCAAGCGAGACCAAGGACGGCCGAGCACAGGGTGTTCACAAGCCAGGCCAGGAAGCCGCCCACCACCGGGATCCCGGCGAAGGGAGCTTCCAGGACGTGGACCAGGTCATACGGCAGGTGCCAGCCAAGGTCGTAGGCCCCCTGGAGCATGATGTGGCCGCCGACCCACAGCATGGCGACCGTCCCGATAACGGTGATCGTGTTCAGGACGGCGGGCATGCCCTTGACGAGCAGCTCGCCGAAGCGCTGGGAGCCCGCCGACTCCTTGGTGGTCAGGTGCAGGCCGATGTCGTCCATCTTGACGATGAGCGCGACGGCTCCGTACACGCCCACCGTGATCGCGAGCGCCACAATCACCAGGATGACCGCCCGGGTCCACAGGGACTCGGCGGACACCTCGTTCATCGCGATGACCATGATCTCGCAGGAGAGGATAAAGTCCGTAGTGATCGCGCCCTTGGTGACCTTGGCCTCCGCCTCCGGGCCCCGGTCGACCGCCGGCGTCTCTTCATCGGCCTCGTGGTGGCCGCGGAGCTTATGCCAGACCTTCTCGGCACCCTCATAGCAGAGGTAGGTGCCGCCCAGCATAAGGATGAACGGAATGACCCCAGGGATGAAGGCGCTGATGAGCAGCAGCGCCGGCAGGATGATCAAAAGTTTGTTTCGCAGCGAGCCCCAGAAGATCCGCTTGATCATCGGCAGTTCGCGGGACGGGTCCGCCCCGGACACGTACTGCGGGGTGACGGCGGCGTCGTCAATGACCACGCCCGCTGCCTTGGCCCCCGCCTTGGCCGCTCCGGCTGCGACGTCGTCCACCGAGGCGGCCGCAATCTTGGCCAGGGCTGCGATGTCGTCCAGAAGGGCGACGAGACCGCCGCTCACAGCTCGCTTCCGGACTGCTGGAGGGCGTACGGCTGGACGAAGTTGCTTCGGTCAAGGCGCGTGATTGGCATCCTCGAATTATATGGTGGCGTGTAGCCCGTCGACGCTGGATCTGGACCGGGCCGGCTCGGTAGCGTGAAGGGCATGAACATCAGACTTGAGAACGTCGGCATCGCCGTCCGCGACTTGGAGGCAGCGATCGCTTTCTTCACCGACCTCGGTCTCGCGGTCGTTGGCCGGGACACCGTCAGCGGCGATTGGACCGACACCGCCGTCGGGCTTGACGGCAATCACGCCAACATTGCCATGCTCGAAACGCCGGACGGTCACGGCCGCCTCGAACTCTTTGAGTACATCCACCCCGATGCGATCGAGACGGCGCCCACGCGTCCCAACGAGATTGGCATGCACCGGGTCGCGTTCTCAGTTGCTGACATCGACGAGGCCCTGGAAATAGCCGCAAGGCACGGCTGCTATCCGCTTCGCGGCGTGGCGACCTACAAAGACATCTACAAGCTCACGTACGTCCGCGGGCCCAGCGGCATCCTCGTGATGCTCGCCGAGGAATTGAAGAAAAACTGAGCGCCTGGCCGGTGCGCCCGGTCGCCGGCCCGGTGTAGCTCGCGTGGTGGACACCGCGGGGACCGGAGACCCGGCAGCCACCGGAGGAAACACACGGACTGGAAAGCGCGCGTAGCCGGGGTGCCACCGTCGAAGTCGGCCGGTTTTGGGCGGCGGCGCTCGGCTGGGGTGTTTCCAGCGAGGGCCCCGGCGGCAACGAGTTTTGCGTCCTCACCCCGGGGGACGTCCGGGGCGGCGTCGCACGCCAAGTTGGGACCGGCCTGCCTCAGCGCACCACGACCACATCGGCGACGGCCGCGGGCTGCTCCAGCTCGTTGACCCGGACGGCGGCGGTGATCTTCCATTGACCCGCCACCGGCAACACGACCGCGGCCCGGTAGCTGCCCGGCGTTTCTCCGGGCTGGACCTCGGCGGCCAGCGGTCCGAGACTCAGGTTCGGCTCAGCCACACTGACCTGCGGCATGCCGAGGGGCACGATGGGAGCGCCCCCGGCGTCGGTGAGGTCGAAGGTGATGACATTTGTCCCTGCCGTGCCCGGGCTGAACCGTCCGGTCAGGTGGCCGGTGCCGAGCTCGGCAAGCACCGGGGTGCCGACTGAAGTGGATGCCTCGGCTGCCGCCGCAACCAGTTCAGCGGGGTTATCGGTGGCGCGGGGGTTCTGCAGCGTCAGGGCCGAGGTAAGTCCAACGACCAGCACCACCCCCACCGCTTCCACGCGGATGGCCAGCGCCAGCCGGGGCCAGGCGCTCCCCGTGATTCCCTCGCGCTTCAGGCGAGGGACGAGCCCGAATCGGTTCCACGCCGCAAGTGCGCCAATGATGACGACCATGCCAAGTTTGGCCAGCAGAAGCAGACCATACGAACTGCCAACGAGGGCCGCCACCGAACCGACCATCACCACGGCCAGGACGGCGCCGGTGACGCCCAGCAGGACAACGATGCCACCGGCCAGCGTGGAGAACCTGCCCAGGACCACGGCCGCCTCGGCAGCGTCGCCCTTCCGGCGTCGGGCGCGGGCGAGGTGGATGACCAGGGCCGCGAGGCCACCCAGCCAAACAGCTGCCGTCCCGGCGTGGACCAGGTCGGCGCCCATCACCAGCCAGCTGGGTCCGAAGGTCCGGGTGTGGCCGACAGGCAGCACCGAGACCAGCGCCGCTCCGGCTCCCACCGTCCCGACCCAGAAGCCCTCCCGGCGCGGCAGCAG
This genomic window from Arthrobacter sp. EM1 contains:
- a CDS encoding ABC transporter ATP-binding protein; this translates as MLWKLLVEYLQPQRRLLLAVVVFQLAQSIASLYLPTLNADIIDQGVAKGDTDYILRTGAVMLLVTLLQIVCAIAAVYFGAKAAMALGRDVRGAIFSKVAAFSEQEVTHFGAPSLITRSTNDVQQVQQLVLMSATLMVTAPMLSIGGVIMAMRQDLQLSWLIAVSVPVLLVAVGLIIIRMVPLFRLMQTRIDTVNRVLREQLTGIRVVRAFVREDVESARFGRANADVTDTGLRAGRLMALAFPTVMLVLNVSSVAVIWFGAFRIQDGSMQVGTMIAFLSYLMQILMSVMMATFMAIMIPRAAVSADRIGKVLGTESSVRPPEHPVDFSGRTGRGELQMRDVGFAYPGAERPVLSGISFTARAGQTTAIIGATGSGKTTLVNLMPRLFDATSGSVRIDGVDLRQLHPDLLWGHIGLVPQKPYLFSGTVRSNLLYGKPDATEDEMWQALSIAQAEDFVREMDGGLDAAISQGGTNVSGGQRQRIAIARALVKRPELYIFDDSFSSLDTATDARLRRALKEHTAGATLVIIAQRVSSIVDADQILVVDDGRIVADGTHEELLETSETYQEIVNSQLAAEEAA
- a CDS encoding DUF808 domain-containing protein — protein: MSGGLVALLDDIAALAKIAAASVDDVAAGAAKAGAKAAGVVIDDAAVTPQYVSGADPSRELPMIKRIFWGSLRNKLLIILPALLLISAFIPGVIPFILMLGGTYLCYEGAEKVWHKLRGHHEADEETPAVDRGPEAEAKVTKGAITTDFILSCEIMVIAMNEVSAESLWTRAVILVIVALAITVGVYGAVALIVKMDDIGLHLTTKESAGSQRFGELLVKGMPAVLNTITVIGTVAMLWVGGHIMLQGAYDLGWHLPYDLVHVLEAPFAGIPVVGGFLAWLVNTLCSAVLGLAWGLVVMAVLHPLLKVLPFGKKEGGHKEGDVRAAVD
- a CDS encoding VOC family protein, producing the protein MNIRLENVGIAVRDLEAAIAFFTDLGLAVVGRDTVSGDWTDTAVGLDGNHANIAMLETPDGHGRLELFEYIHPDAIETAPTRPNEIGMHRVAFSVADIDEALEIAARHGCYPLRGVATYKDIYKLTYVRGPSGILVMLAEELKKN
- a CDS encoding CopD family protein; this encodes MSRGTPHRTRERESRARGPLVRRLLGMLFAALTLVLAVPAAPAWAHAELVSTTPDEGAVLAVAQRSVELAFDEPVFLVPDGFQLYDGSGGHRPVPVEALDATVRVTLPPDLAEGSYVLGWRVVSDDSHPESGVLSFAVGRASAAVPTIVESDTRPVDVLYGALGAFGYLGLFCLVGFTVFDLFVARTTAAGRRLPWVAALVAVGAYVVLVPLTVVRERGLGLGALMDPALVLTGWFGAAALTLVLAASGVALMLLRPLLPRREGFWVGTVGAGAALVSVLPVGHTRTFGPSWLVMGADLVHAGTAAVWLGGLAALVIHLARARRRKGDAAEAAVVLGRFSTLAGGIVVLLGVTGAVLAVVMVGSVAALVGSSYGLLLLAKLGMVVIIGALAAWNRFGLVPRLKREGITGSAWPRLALAIRVEAVGVVLVVGLTSALTLQNPRATDNPAELVAAAAEASTSVGTPVLAELGTGHLTGRFSPGTAGTNVITFDLTDAGGAPIVPLGMPQVSVAEPNLSLGPLAAEVQPGETPGSYRAAVVLPVAGQWKITAAVRVNELEQPAAVADVVVVR